One Granulicella sp. 5B5 DNA window includes the following coding sequences:
- the murA gene encoding UDP-N-acetylglucosamine 1-carboxyvinyltransferase, with translation MDKFVIRGGNPLLGTIKVSGAKNSALPCMAAAILTEDEVILENIPQVQDIETERKLLTSMGAEVELGYGRAQHRTSIQCAVLSDPVAKYEIVKTMRASSLVLGPLIARTGMARVAMPGGCAIGGRPIDLHIKGLESMGATITQEHGYLEARADRLKGAHIVFDKITVTGTEDLLMAAALADGESLFENCAREPEVTDLAALLNAMGAQIEGAGTSTIRIKGVAKLHGARHRINPDRIEAGTFLIAGAITGGDLNVDCCNPAHLGSVISKLEACGVKLEIGEDNVRVHSGGKLSPNDMITEEYPGFPTDMQAQYMALMTQAEGTSVITENIFENRFMHVGELNRMGANISVSGRTATVRGGVKLQSAAVMCSDLRASAALVLAALVADGESILDRVYHMDRGYERLEEKLRGVGAQIRRMGEVFGKK, from the coding sequence ATGGATAAGTTCGTCATTCGCGGCGGCAACCCGCTGCTCGGCACCATCAAGGTCTCCGGAGCCAAAAACTCCGCTCTCCCCTGTATGGCCGCGGCCATCCTCACTGAAGATGAGGTCATCCTCGAAAACATCCCGCAGGTCCAGGACATCGAGACTGAGCGCAAGCTCCTCACCAGCATGGGTGCCGAAGTCGAACTCGGCTACGGCCGCGCGCAACATCGCACCAGCATCCAGTGCGCCGTGCTCTCCGATCCCGTCGCTAAATACGAGATCGTCAAGACCATGCGCGCCAGCTCGCTCGTGCTTGGGCCCCTCATCGCCCGCACCGGCATGGCCCGCGTCGCCATGCCAGGCGGCTGCGCCATCGGTGGCCGCCCCATCGACCTGCACATCAAGGGCCTCGAATCAATGGGCGCCACTATCACCCAGGAGCACGGCTACCTCGAAGCCCGTGCCGACCGGCTGAAGGGCGCGCACATCGTCTTCGACAAGATCACCGTCACCGGCACCGAAGACCTGCTCATGGCAGCAGCCCTCGCCGACGGCGAGAGCCTCTTTGAAAACTGCGCCCGCGAACCCGAGGTCACCGACCTCGCTGCTCTGCTCAACGCGATGGGAGCGCAGATTGAAGGCGCCGGCACCAGCACCATCCGCATCAAGGGCGTCGCCAAGCTGCACGGCGCGCGCCACCGCATCAACCCGGACCGCATCGAGGCCGGCACCTTCCTCATCGCCGGTGCCATCACCGGCGGCGACCTCAACGTCGACTGCTGCAACCCGGCGCACCTCGGCTCCGTCATCTCCAAGCTCGAGGCCTGCGGCGTCAAGCTCGAGATCGGCGAGGACAACGTGCGCGTCCACTCCGGTGGCAAGCTCAGTCCCAACGACATGATCACGGAAGAGTACCCTGGCTTCCCGACCGACATGCAGGCACAGTACATGGCCCTCATGACCCAGGCCGAAGGCACCTCCGTCATCACAGAAAACATCTTCGAAAACCGATTCATGCACGTCGGCGAGCTCAACCGCATGGGCGCGAACATCAGCGTCAGCGGCCGCACAGCCACCGTGCGTGGCGGCGTGAAGCTGCAGTCCGCCGCCGTCATGTGTTCGGACCTCCGCGCCTCAGCCGCTCTTGTCCTCGCGGCGCTCGTCGCCGATGGCGAATCGATCCTCGACCGCGTCTATCACATGGACCGCGGCTACGAGCGGCTCGAAGAGAAGCTCCGCGGCGTTGGCGCGCAGATCCGCAGGATGGGTGAGGTCTTCGGCAAGAAGTAG
- a CDS encoding M28 family peptidase has protein sequence MPSLRNLAAPLCLFAALASPLSAQQPANKDWNAAGDAWWSHVQILADDKLEGRGTGTSGYEAAAKYVEDQFKAIGLKPAGVNGYRQDVDLVPLMLDKENSVFQVGSTTFALGDDIVLSPRVATYGAIDAPMVFIGYGLHVPRKHVDDLAGLDLKGKIVVFYNAAPENLLGPQRAYARIAGERWKALEAAGALGYVQIAPPRRGAPPSPTTTPRPTLAFADPTLEPADGPKLVATLTASGQAKLFTGSGHTPAELKALADAGKPLPVFPLPGTLHAKTIVITPRKPFITSPNLIGELEGSDHKLRKEYVIISAHLDHLGVGKPVDGDSIYNGAMDNASGIASVIEAAKIITAGPRPKRSILFVAFMGEELGELGSQYFATKPTVPKKQIVGDLNMDMYLPLFPLRYLEVQGLGESTLGNDARAVCQLDDVEPQFDKQPDENRFVRSDQVNFVKQGIPALAFKFGWTPDSPEEKTFNDWVKTRYHRPSDDLKQTVDKAVAAQFTSLLSQLAVRVADAPLRPQWYPESSFYVELPKK, from the coding sequence ATGCCCTCCTTGCGGAACCTTGCAGCACCTCTCTGCCTCTTCGCCGCGCTCGCTTCACCTCTCAGCGCCCAGCAGCCCGCCAACAAGGATTGGAATGCCGCCGGTGATGCCTGGTGGTCACACGTTCAGATCCTTGCGGACGACAAGCTCGAAGGCCGTGGCACCGGCACCTCTGGTTACGAGGCAGCGGCGAAGTACGTCGAAGACCAGTTCAAGGCCATCGGCCTCAAGCCTGCCGGTGTCAACGGCTATCGGCAGGACGTCGATCTCGTTCCGCTCATGCTGGACAAAGAGAACTCCGTCTTCCAGGTCGGCAGCACCACCTTCGCGCTGGGCGACGACATCGTCCTCAGTCCGCGCGTCGCGACCTACGGCGCCATCGACGCACCGATGGTCTTCATCGGCTACGGTTTGCATGTGCCGCGCAAGCATGTGGACGACCTTGCCGGGCTCGATCTCAAAGGCAAGATCGTCGTCTTCTACAACGCTGCGCCTGAGAACCTGCTGGGCCCGCAGAGGGCCTACGCCCGCATCGCCGGTGAGCGTTGGAAGGCGCTGGAGGCTGCGGGCGCACTGGGTTACGTGCAGATCGCGCCGCCACGGCGCGGAGCTCCGCCCAGCCCTACCACTACGCCGCGTCCCACACTGGCGTTCGCCGATCCCACGCTGGAGCCAGCGGACGGGCCGAAGCTTGTCGCTACACTCACCGCGAGCGGCCAGGCCAAGCTCTTCACCGGTTCCGGGCACACGCCTGCGGAGCTGAAGGCGCTCGCCGACGCTGGCAAGCCGCTGCCGGTCTTCCCGTTGCCCGGCACGCTGCATGCGAAGACCATCGTCATCACACCGCGGAAGCCGTTTATCACCTCGCCCAACCTGATCGGCGAGCTCGAAGGCTCCGACCACAAGCTGCGCAAGGAGTACGTCATCATCAGCGCGCACCTCGATCACCTCGGCGTCGGCAAGCCCGTCGATGGCGACTCGATCTACAACGGCGCGATGGACAACGCCTCCGGCATCGCCTCAGTGATCGAGGCCGCGAAGATCATTACCGCCGGTCCGCGGCCCAAGCGGTCGATTCTCTTCGTCGCGTTCATGGGCGAGGAGCTCGGCGAGCTTGGTTCGCAGTACTTTGCCACCAAGCCCACCGTGCCGAAGAAGCAGATCGTCGGCGACCTGAACATGGATATGTATCTGCCGCTGTTTCCGTTGCGCTACCTGGAGGTCCAAGGGCTTGGCGAGTCCACGCTGGGCAACGATGCGCGCGCCGTGTGCCAGCTCGACGATGTAGAGCCGCAGTTCGACAAGCAGCCGGATGAGAACCGGTTCGTGCGCTCGGACCAGGTGAACTTCGTGAAGCAGGGCATCCCGGCACTGGCCTTCAAGTTCGGCTGGACGCCCGACTCGCCGGAGGAGAAGACCTTCAACGACTGGGTGAAGACGCGCTACCATCGACCGTCGGACGACCTGAAGCAGACGGTCGACAAGGCGGTGGCGGCCCAGTTCACCAGCCTGCTGAGCCAGCTGGCGGTGCGCGTCGCGGACGCTCCGCTACGGCCGCAGTGGTATCCGGAGAGCTCGTTCTACGTGGAGCTGCCGAAGAAGTAG
- a CDS encoding glycosyltransferase family 39 protein: protein MPTLSPWRRRSVVANTLTALALFLASAAFTLWQNAHVAVLWDLAYLLDSSYRFVLAFQHSGQLPYRDIPFVHPPLTFLIQAVLIRLFGRVYWHTILYAALANGAATLLTWRIALRLLPQRWLLVTLLCATLVPLGIYSVYPHPIYDSDCLLAVLLALYLLLRTEPTVPKRMGAPFMCSSIAHEGGDAASPLMRNLLAGAACVLPLFFKQNIGLPFLLIAMACIIAILITRRIHKRPIAPQLAILTGAALASAAALFLLHLTVGLTNYRYWTITFAAQRRLPGLTTLLSTYHQPSLRWTVPTSLAAILLLHLSEIDKQRVLTDAQDAVTVQVAADTQAAATLRYPEPSGSGFISRSKRKVRHAMLAHRVPNAALRGAAIALLLIPFAYAALTFFLADNPSDRADALLSLWPHLLLLATVFALYQLRLRPTILTLLPFLLLAIIDGTFLSQQLWGSTYALWPILILLLVLILREAPLNQLATPLTLTITATFLVCGTLYALSLDRLSYNNLGDRTSYGVPTGPFTHATLPALRGMATPGPYLPDFENLVRTTATLIPPGDGIVLLPGQEPFYFATGRTPRFPVLLLDPTTNPYSPTQLRDEARHRNIQWLILNTHLQLNADPTNLPAYVHALLPDFTPVRTLPGYAIYHRTPLTHPVQ, encoded by the coding sequence GTGCCCACACTCTCCCCTTGGCGACGCCGAAGCGTTGTAGCAAACACCCTCACTGCCCTCGCCCTCTTCCTCGCCTCCGCCGCCTTCACCCTCTGGCAGAACGCCCACGTCGCCGTCCTCTGGGACCTCGCCTACCTGCTCGACAGCAGCTACCGCTTCGTATTGGCCTTCCAGCACAGCGGCCAACTCCCCTACCGAGACATCCCCTTCGTCCACCCGCCGCTCACCTTCCTTATCCAGGCCGTGCTCATCCGCCTCTTCGGCCGCGTCTACTGGCACACCATCCTCTACGCCGCCCTCGCCAACGGAGCCGCCACACTCCTCACCTGGCGCATCGCCCTCCGTCTGCTCCCCCAGCGCTGGCTCCTCGTCACACTCCTGTGCGCCACGCTCGTCCCGCTCGGCATCTACAGCGTCTACCCGCACCCCATCTACGACTCCGACTGCCTCCTCGCCGTCCTCCTCGCCCTCTACCTCCTCCTCCGCACCGAACCCACCGTCCCCAAACGCATGGGTGCCCCATTCATGTGCAGCTCCATCGCGCATGAGGGGGGTGACGCCGCCAGCCCCCTCATGCGCAACCTCCTCGCCGGAGCCGCCTGCGTCCTCCCGCTCTTCTTCAAGCAGAACATCGGCCTTCCCTTCCTCCTGATCGCGATGGCCTGCATCATCGCCATCCTCATCACCCGCCGCATCCATAAGCGACCCATCGCACCACAACTCGCCATCCTCACCGGAGCCGCTCTCGCCAGCGCAGCCGCTCTGTTCCTCCTGCACCTTACCGTAGGCCTCACCAACTATCGCTACTGGACGATCACCTTCGCCGCCCAGCGCCGCCTCCCCGGCCTCACCACACTCCTCAGCACCTACCACCAGCCCTCCCTCCGCTGGACCGTCCCCACCTCCCTCGCCGCCATCCTCCTGCTCCATCTATCAGAAATCGATAAACAGAGAGTCTTGACGGATGCGCAGGATGCAGTGACTGTGCAAGTCGCGGCGGATACGCAGGCCGCGGCGACGCTCAGGTACCCCGAGCCTTCAGGCTCGGGTTTCATATCCCGCTCCAAAAGAAAAGTTCGGCACGCGATGCTGGCGCATCGCGTGCCGAACGCCGCACTCAGAGGAGCCGCCATCGCCCTCCTCCTCATCCCCTTCGCCTACGCCGCCCTCACCTTCTTCCTCGCCGACAACCCCTCCGACCGCGCCGACGCCCTCCTCTCCCTCTGGCCGCATCTCCTCCTCCTCGCCACCGTCTTCGCCCTCTATCAACTCCGTCTCCGCCCCACCATCCTCACGCTGCTGCCCTTCCTGCTCCTCGCCATCATCGACGGCACCTTCCTCTCGCAGCAGCTCTGGGGCTCCACCTACGCACTTTGGCCCATCCTCATCCTCCTTCTCGTGCTCATCCTCCGCGAAGCCCCCCTGAACCAGCTCGCAACCCCACTCACACTCACCATTACCGCCACCTTCCTCGTCTGCGGAACCCTCTACGCCCTCTCGCTGGACCGCCTCAGCTACAACAACCTCGGCGACCGCACCTCCTACGGCGTCCCCACCGGCCCCTTCACCCATGCGACACTCCCCGCGCTCCGCGGCATGGCCACACCCGGCCCCTACCTGCCAGACTTCGAAAACCTCGTCCGCACCACCGCCACCCTCATCCCTCCCGGCGACGGCATCGTCCTCCTCCCCGGCCAGGAGCCCTTCTACTTCGCTACTGGCCGCACCCCACGCTTCCCCGTTCTCCTCCTCGACCCCACCACCAACCCGTACTCCCCCACCCAGCTCCGCGACGAGGCCCGCCACCGCAACATCCAGTGGCTCATCCTTAACACCCACCTGCAACTCAACGCCGATCCCACCAACCTCCCCGCCTACGTCCACGCCCTTCTGCCCGACTTCACCCCCGTCCGCACCCTCCCCGGATACGCCATCTACCACCGCACTCCCTTGACACACCCTGTACAATAG
- a CDS encoding tetratricopeptide repeat protein: protein MPSFPHLSAATRRLFPLILLGIALLPGPAETAVAQGQAAAMPGGRVVLVLPFDNRSGDASLNWIGDSFPATLNKRLESAGFLTISHDDRVYAYDHLGLPSDFQPSRATTIRIAQQLDANFVIIGSYNVQSDSASADTASSGGNAKSASGLTAKPTSRITIQARVLSIDNLTLTSPLEDSAELYRLFDGENAIAWRVARSLDPHFNVAEATFLAAPGAVPLPAFEDYIRGISTTNTVEKLQRLQSAVSLVPNYSAALLALGKEQFAQKQFAAAATTLAKVPHADRLALEANFYLGLARFNTANYAAAASAFEFVSTRLPLPEIVNNQAVALSRQGKDGVVLFQRAVAADPNDEDYHYNLAIALFRRGDTTGATGSVANALKLKPTDNEAIALRSELASVPPNTKLANDPNTSFTAAERIRRNYSETSFRQAAFLLDQTRAMRLATLPPAERAAQYSKQGNEYLAEGLLPEAEKEFQSAIEADANSADAHAGLAQIRDASGDAMQARSEANLSIKLKPTAAAWMVLARLDLAANKLPDCAEDVTHAQQLEPNDTAAQAMRLALQQRGQWVSKP from the coding sequence ATGCCGTCTTTCCCGCACCTGAGCGCCGCGACCCGCCGACTGTTCCCCCTCATTCTGCTGGGGATAGCCTTATTGCCGGGGCCCGCAGAGACCGCCGTGGCGCAGGGCCAGGCAGCGGCGATGCCCGGTGGCAGGGTGGTGCTGGTGCTGCCCTTCGATAACCGCTCCGGGGACGCCTCGCTGAACTGGATCGGCGACTCCTTCCCGGCCACGCTGAACAAGCGGCTGGAGTCGGCGGGGTTCCTGACGATCTCGCACGACGACCGTGTCTACGCCTACGACCATCTTGGGCTGCCGTCAGACTTCCAGCCTTCGCGTGCGACGACGATCCGCATTGCGCAGCAACTGGATGCGAACTTCGTCATCATCGGCAGCTACAACGTGCAATCCGATTCTGCATCGGCCGATACGGCCTCGAGTGGTGGCAATGCCAAGAGCGCATCGGGCCTTACAGCAAAGCCCACCAGCCGCATTACCATCCAGGCGCGCGTGCTTTCGATCGACAATCTGACGCTGACCTCGCCGCTGGAGGACTCGGCTGAACTGTACCGCCTCTTCGATGGCGAGAACGCGATTGCGTGGAGAGTGGCCCGCAGCCTTGACCCGCACTTCAACGTGGCGGAGGCGACGTTCCTCGCCGCCCCCGGCGCGGTGCCGCTGCCCGCGTTTGAGGACTACATCCGCGGCATCAGCACCACCAACACGGTGGAGAAGCTGCAGCGGCTGCAGTCGGCGGTATCGCTGGTGCCCAACTACTCCGCCGCCCTGCTGGCGCTGGGCAAGGAGCAGTTTGCGCAAAAACAGTTTGCCGCCGCCGCAACCACGCTCGCCAAGGTGCCGCACGCCGACCGCCTGGCGCTGGAGGCGAATTTCTATCTTGGGCTGGCGCGGTTCAATACGGCCAACTATGCCGCGGCAGCCAGCGCGTTTGAGTTCGTCTCCACGCGGCTGCCGCTGCCGGAGATTGTGAACAACCAGGCCGTGGCGCTGAGCCGCCAGGGCAAGGACGGTGTGGTTCTGTTTCAGCGTGCCGTGGCCGCCGACCCCAACGATGAGGACTACCACTACAACCTGGCGATTGCGCTGTTCCGGCGCGGCGATACGACCGGGGCCACCGGTTCGGTGGCGAACGCGCTGAAGCTAAAGCCCACCGACAATGAGGCCATCGCGCTACGCAGTGAGCTGGCCAGCGTGCCGCCGAACACGAAGCTGGCGAACGACCCCAATACGAGCTTTACCGCGGCCGAGCGCATCCGCCGCAACTACTCGGAGACGAGCTTCCGGCAGGCGGCGTTCCTGCTGGACCAGACCCGTGCCATGCGGCTGGCGACGCTGCCACCTGCGGAGCGCGCCGCCCAATACTCCAAGCAAGGCAACGAGTACCTGGCCGAAGGCCTACTGCCCGAGGCCGAGAAGGAGTTTCAATCGGCGATTGAGGCCGATGCGAACTCCGCCGATGCCCACGCCGGGCTGGCGCAGATCCGCGATGCCAGCGGCGATGCCATGCAGGCCCGCAGTGAGGCGAACCTGAGCATCAAGCTGAAGCCGACCGCCGCGGCCTGGATGGTGCTGGCGCGGCTGGACCTTGCCGCCAACAAACTGCCGGACTGCGCCGAAGACGTGACCCACGCGCAGCAACTGGAACCCAACGACACCGCCGCCCAGGCGATGCGGCTGGCACTGCAGCAGCGCGGGCAGTGGGTGTCGAAGCCGTAG
- a CDS encoding SDR family oxidoreductase: MSISNTTRTVLVTGASRGLGAAIALELAATGAHVAVNYFNSAVAAEGICQQITAYGGRAVAFKADVRDEDEVARLVQEVEASLGTIDILVINATGPQPFQSIEEQTWRSHLDQLEFFVKSPLLLLKAVLPGMKQRGFGRVINIGSEVFELGNPRFANYVAAKGAQLGLTRSWARELAPFGITVNLVAPGWIPVERHVDAPQREIDAYTAGVPMQHMGLPVDVAKAVAFLASDGAGFITGQSLAVNGGNTLN, from the coding sequence ATGAGCATTTCAAACACAACTCGCACAGTTCTCGTCACCGGCGCCTCGCGCGGCCTCGGCGCAGCGATCGCTCTTGAGCTGGCAGCAACGGGTGCGCACGTCGCCGTCAACTACTTCAACAGCGCGGTTGCGGCCGAAGGCATCTGTCAGCAGATCACCGCGTACGGCGGCCGCGCCGTTGCGTTCAAGGCCGATGTTCGCGACGAAGACGAAGTCGCGCGGCTCGTGCAGGAGGTCGAAGCCTCGCTGGGCACCATCGACATCCTGGTCATCAACGCCACCGGCCCACAGCCGTTCCAGTCCATCGAAGAGCAGACGTGGCGCTCTCACCTGGATCAGCTTGAGTTCTTCGTCAAGTCGCCGTTGCTGCTGCTCAAGGCTGTCCTTCCGGGTATGAAGCAGCGCGGCTTCGGCCGCGTCATCAACATCGGCAGTGAGGTCTTCGAGCTCGGCAACCCACGCTTCGCGAACTACGTTGCAGCGAAGGGCGCGCAGCTTGGCCTCACTCGCTCCTGGGCCCGTGAACTCGCGCCGTTCGGCATCACCGTCAACCTAGTGGCGCCCGGCTGGATTCCCGTCGAGCGCCACGTCGATGCGCCGCAGCGGGAGATCGATGCCTATACCGCTGGCGTTCCCATGCAGCACATGGGCCTGCCTGTGGATGTTGCGAAGGCCGTCGCATTCCTCGCCAGCGACGGCGCGGGTTTCATCACCGGACAGTCTCTGGCGGTGAACGGCGGCAACACTCTGAACTAG